From Lacerta agilis isolate rLacAgi1 chromosome Z, rLacAgi1.pri, whole genome shotgun sequence, the proteins below share one genomic window:
- the ATP11C gene encoding phospholipid-transporting ATPase IG isoform X5, with product MEFCFTPETWLKVWSTALVGEEKRVGTRTVLVGHHPLPTPEAYIPQKFCSNQIVSSKYTVWNFLPKNLFEQFRRIANFYFLIIFLVQVIVDTPTSPVTSGLPLFFVITITAIKQGYEDWLRHRADKEVNKSPVLVIENAKQVKKECEGIKVGDIVEVKSDQTFPCDLIFLASTHKDGCCYVTTASLDGESNVKTHYTVQDTAKLHTCQAIDCLTATIECEQPQPDLYKFVGRITIYKDGQEPVARALSPENLLLKGATLKNTPRIYGVAVYTGMETKMALNYQGKSQKRSAVEKSINMFLIVYLCILVGKAIICTTLKYIWQSVTFHDEPWYNERTQKDKESFKLLKMFTDFLSFMVLFNFIIPVSMYVTVEMQKFLGSFFISWDKEMYDVSCNEGALVNTSDLNEELGQVEYVFSDKTGTLTENTMEFIECSIDGYKYGDSTTEVDGLKGHGKAEKSREELFLRALCLCHTVQVQQKDEMDSGGSQTGSTSKYVAASPDEIALLQGAQKYGFTFLGQENNFMNIENQKKEIERYELLNVLDFDCVRRRMSVLVRSYDGSIYLFCKGADSAIFPRVSEADVQKTRIHVERNALDGYRTLCVAYKELSYYDYQVIDTRVKEATMALQDREAKMAQVFDDIEKNMHLIGSTAVEDKLQDFAAETIEALHTAGMKIWVLTGDKLETAQATCYACKLFQTNTELLHLTAKVMEGEGRKEDRLHELLMDYHKKLVSDVPPNAKRTWTLSHEYGLVIDGATLALILNPSQDSRSSHYKTIFLQICLKCTAVLCCRMAPLQKAQIVRMVKCSKGSPITLAVGDGANDVSMILEAHVGIGIKGKEGRQASRNSDYAIPKFKDLKKLLLAHGHLYYVRISHLVQYFFYKNLCFIFPQFLYQFFCGFSQQPLYDAAYLTMFNICFTSMPIVAYSLLEQHVPIDTLMAFPKLYLNVSDNAMLQLKPFLYWTFLGLFDGCVFFFGTYFFFMNSSIENNGKMSGNWSFGTMVFTVLVFTVTLKLALDTRFWTWVTHFVMWGSLVFYVFFSFFWGGIIWPFLKQQRMYHVFAQLLTSVSAWLAIFCLIFLALLPEVLVQLFKSMKRKRHQVTRRLPSSGTSTIFVLSQTSSNHSFSE from the exons CTTGTCGGGGAAGAGAAACGTGTTGGGACACGAACTGTCCTTGTTGGCCACCATCCGCTTCCCACGCCAGAGGCTTACATTCCGCAGAAGTTCTGCTCTAACCAAATAGTCTCTTCCAAG TACACTGTCTGGAATTTTCTTCCAAAGAATCTCTTTGAACAGTTCCGAAGAATTGCCAACTTTTACTTCCTTATCATTTTCCTTGTACAG GTCATAGTAGACACACCAACCAGCCCCGTCACGAGCGGACTTCCTCTATTCTTTGTTATTACCATTACAGCTATTAAACAG GGTTATGAGGATTGGCTGCGGCACAGGGCTGACAAGGAAGTAAACAAAAGCCCCGTCCTGGTGATCGAGAATGCAAAGCAAGTGAAGAAGGAGTGTGAAGGAATCAAG GTTGGCGACATAGTAGAAGTAAAGTCAGATCAAACCTTCCCATGCGACCTGATCTTCCTTGCATCAACTCACAAGGACGGGTGTTGTTATGTCACTACAGCTAGTTTGGATGGAGAATCAAATGTCAAG ACTCACTACACTGTGCAGGATACTGCCAAACTCCATACATGCCAAGCCATAGATTGCCTTACTGCCACAATAGAATGTGAACAGCCTCAGCCAGACCTCTACAA ATTTGTGGGCCGAATTACCATCTACAAGGACGGTCAAGAGCCAGTAGCCAG GGCACTGAGTCCCGAGAACCTGTTGCTGAAGGGAGCGACATTAAAAAACACCCCTAGGATCTACG GAGTCGCAGTCTATACTGGAATGGAAACCAAAATGGCTTTGAACTACCAAGGAAAATCCCAGAAAAGATCTGCAGTTGAAAA ATCAATCAACATGTTCTTGATCGTTTATTTATGCATTCTTGTGGGCAAGGCTATCATATGCACAACTCTGAAGTACATCTGGCAAAGTGTTACATTTCACGACGAGCCTTGGTACAACGAGAGAACCCAGAAGGACAAAGAATCCTTCAAG CTCTTAAAAATGTTCACCGATTTCCTGTCCTTCATGGTTCTCTTCAATTTCATCATCCCTGTCTCCATGTACGTGACAGTTGAGATGCAGAAATTCCTGGGCTCCTTCTTCATTTCATGGGACAAAGAGATGTATGATGTGAGCTGCAACGAAGGAGCCTTAGTGAACACCTCTGACCTCAATGAAGAGTTGGGCCAG GTTGAGTATGTGTTTTCTGATAAAACGGGGACTTTAACAGAAAACACAATGGAGTTCATTGAGTGCAGCATCGACGGCTACAAGTACGGAGATTCCACTACAGAGGTTGATGGATTGAAGGGTCATGGAAAAGCAGAGAAG AGCCGCGAAGAGCTGTTCCTTCGTGCTTTGTGTCTCTGCCACACAGTTCAGGTCCAGCAGAAAGACGAAATGGATTCAGGGGGGTCGCAGACAGGCAGCACGAGCAAGTATGTTGCCGCTTCCCCGGACGAGATTGCTTTGCTGCAAGGAGCTCAAAA GTATGGTTTCACTTTTCTAGGACAAGAAAATAACTTCATGAATATAGAGAACCAAAAAAAGGAAATCGAAAG GTATGAACTGCTGAATGTTCTGGATTTTGATTGTGTCCGTCGCAGAATGAGTGTTCTCGTGAGATCGTACGATG GAAGCATATACCTGTTCTGCAAGGGAGCAGACTCTGCAATTTTCCCCAGGGTCTCAGAAGCTGACGTCCAAAAAACAAGGATACACGTAGAACGCAATGCATTG GATGGGTATCGAACTCTCTGCGTGGCCTACAAAGAGCTATCTTACTATGATTACCAAGTAATTGATACCCGGGTTAAGGAAGCAACAATGGCGCTACAGGACCGGGAAGCAAAGATGGCCCAGGTTTTCGACGATATTGAGAAGAACATGCATTTGATTGGGTCCACTGCTGTGGAAGACAA GCTCCAGGACTTTGCTGCTGAAACCATTGAGGCCCTGCACACCGCGGGCATGAAGATCTGGGTGCTGACAGGGGACAAGCTGGAGACGGCTCAGGCGACCTGCTATGCCTGCAAACTCTTCCAGACCAACACGGAGTTGCTGCACCTGACGGCCAAAGTCATGGAAGGGGAAGGCCGGAAGGAGGACCGTCTGCACGAGCTGCTCATGGATTATCACAAGAAGCTGGTGAGCGACGTACCCCCAAATGCAAAGAG AACTTGGACACTAAGTCACGAGTATGGACTGGTTATCGACGGTGCCACCCTGGCCCTGATACTGAATCCTTCCCAAGATTCACGTTCCAGCCACTACAAAACCATCTTCCTCCAGATCTGTTTGAAGTGTACAGCCGTCTTATGTTGCCGGATGGCTCCCTTGCAGAAAgcgcag ATTGTTCGGATGGTTAAGTGTTCGAAGGGCAGCCCAATAACCCTGGCGGTGGGAGATGGGGCCAACGACGTCAGCATGATCTTGGAAGCTCATGTGGGCATAG GTATCAAAGGTAAAGAGGGCCGCCAAGCATCCCGGAACAGTGACTACGCCATCCCAAAGTTTAAAGACTTGAAAAAATTGCTGTTGGCTCATGGGCATTTGTACTACGTGAGAATCTCACACCTTGTACAGTATTTCTTCTACAAG AATCTTTGCTTCATTTTCCCACAATTTTTGTACCAGTTCTTCTGTGGCTTTTCACAACAG CCTCTCTATGATGCTGCTTACCTTACCATGTTCAACATCTGCTTTACATCTATGCCAATCGTGGCCTACAGTCTGCTGGAGCAACACGTTCCCATTGACACGCTGATGGCCTTCCCAAAACTATACCT GAACGTTTCCGACAATGCCATGTTGCAGTTGAAACCTTTCTTATACTGGACCTTCCTGGGCCTCTTTGACggctgtgtgtttttctttggGACTTACTTTTTTTTCATGAACTCTTCTATAGAGAACAATGGAAAG ATGtctgggaactggagttttgGAACAATGGTTTTTACTGTGTTGGTGTTCACCGTCACTCTAAAG CTGGCATTAGACACTCGGTTCTGGACGTGGGTGACCCACTTTGTCATGTGGGGTTCTT